In Labrus mixtus chromosome 13, fLabMix1.1, whole genome shotgun sequence, a single genomic region encodes these proteins:
- the gpr156 gene encoding probable G-protein coupled receptor 156: MEPELNCSSQCDSSLCFIHAGVSRQEGIDVLQRLCGLSTAAVELPRRSLSPVLCAVMWTLLSCGILLAFLFLLFTLRFKNNRIVKMSSPNLNVLTLIGSVLTYISGFLFAADQQTHSQGGASTALLQARMWTLCVGSTLVFGPILGKTWRLYRVFTQRVPDKRVIIRDIQLMGMVALLILVDFLVLTAWNLADPVRCSRSVSAVVKVVESDISYSLSQLDSCSSSYSDLWTVLIAVQKGCLLLYGTFLAGLTSTVSHPPVNQSPTIITAATLVTLSSAVAVPVSIFLQAYPNLVYSTVAGAIFICTLATNCVLFVPQLTQWRQFEEDQNNPSQMAKYFSSPSKSQPSVYSQDEIYYLLGENTSMKKLLNEKNAVIDSLQEQVNNAKGKLLRLMSASQPPDDQDLDSSDTNLNSSSTQTTELQSDRISSSSLPQRDTRSPLPPPPPPPLTAAVPLSDRTPPSAAKSPDLIPASFPLSEGENKKSVTASGATGGGPAESRTRDPKEPVSLKSSGLLRTAEETVQFVTSLQSHRGLNPAQVETLNNQSGLTLNLRRNTRPAGFVSSEQLQEILQELNVDAIIETALRSPGQMSSQLKYPDASAALSPLSLRTPRSPHPPPLLFRFPSVSPYAMRKRRPPFRSSGRGLAPRCFYTGAEAAAACGKRKVNPGLDAATVGGNLIQVEDSDLEEEEEGEEGDAEGNEAVRKCRKCDSRSHRFHTASSRVEAAGDNGQNRRIRDSCGYWDSDSSSSMDYCYYHRPFCDSCLQRGSLLSSDSSSDSSDSEYDGYTGLYRSPHPVVFKEDLKPTFV; this comes from the exons GCGGCGGTGGAGCTCCCGAGgcgctctctctccccggtgTTATGTGCTGTGATGTGGACTCTCCTCTCCTGTGGCATCCTGCTcgctttcctcttcctcctcttcaccctgcgcttcaaaaacaacag GATAGTGAAGATGTCCAGTCCCAACCTGAACGTCCTCACCCTCATTGGAAGTGTCCTCACCTACATCAGCGGCTTTTTGTTTGCTGCTgatcaacaaacacactcacaaggTGGAGCGTCTACAGCTCTGCTACAG GCTCGGATGTGGACCCTTTGTGTGGGCAGTACTCTGGTGTTTGGACCTATTCTGGggaagacgtggagactgtacAGAGTGTTCACACAGCGGGTGCCTGACAAGAGAGTG ATCATCCGAGACATCCAGCTGATGGGGATGGTGGCTCTGTTGATCCTGGTGGACTTTCTGGTTCTCACTGCCTGGAACCTGGCAGACCCTGTCAGGTGTTCACGAtctgtcagcgctgttgtaaaG GTGGTGGAGAGCGACATTTCCTACTCTTTGTCTCAGCTGGACTCATGTTCTTCTTCATACTCGGATCTGTGGACCGTCCTCATTGCTGTTCAGAAG ggTTGTCTTCTCCTCTACGGGACGTTTCTAGCCGGGCTGACCAGCACAGTCAGCCATCCTCCTGTCAACCAATCCCCGACCATCATAACAGCGGCCACTCTGGTCACCCTCTCGTCGGCTGTGGCCGTTCCTGTCTCCATCTTCCTGCAGGCATATCCTAACCTGGTCTACAGCACTGTGGCTGGAGCCATTTTCATCTGCACGCTGGCCACCAACTGCGTGCTGTTTGTCCCTCag CTGACACAGTGGAGACAGTTTGAGGAGGATCAGAACAACCCGAGTCAGATGGCAAAGTATTTCAGCAGCCCCAGTAAGAGCCAGCCGTCGGTGTACAGCCAAGACGAGATCTACTACCTGCTGGGGGAGAACACCTCCATGAAAAAACTACTGAATGAG aAGAACGCTGTGATCGACAGTCTGCAGGAGCAGGTGAACAACGCCAAGGGTAAACTCCTGCGCCTCATGTCGGCCAGTCAGCCGCCCGACGACCAGGACCTGGACTCCTCTGACACCAACCTCAACTCCTCCTCCACTCAGACCACAGAGCTTCAGTCTGACCGGATCTCTTCCTCATCTCTACCTCAGAGGGACACCAGAtccccacttcctcctcctcctcctcctcctctcactgcaGCTGTTCCATTATCTGACAGAACGCCCCCCTCTGCTGCTAAATCTCCAGACCTCATCCCcgcctcctttcctctctctgagggtgaaaataagaaaagcGTCACTGCAAGCGGTGCTACAGGTGGAGGCCCAGCTGAGTCCAGAACACGGGATCCTAAAGAGCCCGTGTCCCTAAAGTCCAGCGGGTTACTCAGAACAGCAGAGGAAACAGTTCAGTTTGTCACTTCCCTACAATCCCACAGAGGATTAAACCCCGCTCAGGTTGAAACTCTCAACAATCAAAGTGGCCTGACGCTCAATCTGAGACGAAACACCAGACCGGCTGGTTTTGTGAGCAGCGAGCAGTTGCAGGAGATCCTCCAGGAGCTGAACGTGGACGCCATTATAGAGACAGCGCTTCGATCCCCCGGTCAAATGTCTTCTCAGCTGAAATATCCAGACGCTTCTGCTGCGCTCTCCCCGCTTTCCCTGCGGACTCCACGCTCCCCTCATCCGCCGCCTCTTCTCTTCCGCTTCCCCAGCGTCTCTCCGTACGCCATGAGGAAGCGACGGCCGCCCTTCCGCTCCTCCGGGAGAGGTTTGGCCCCTCGCTGCTTCTACACGGGcgcagaggctgctgctgcgtGTGGGAAGAGAAAGGTCAACCCTGGACTTGATGCAGCCACAGTGGGGGGTAACCTCATTCAGGTGGAAGACTCTGacctggaggaagaggaagagggggaggaaggagacGCAGAAGGGAATGAAGCGGTTAGAAAATGTCGGAAGTGTGATTCAAGGTCTCACAGGTTTCACACAGCGTCGTCGCGCGTGGAAGCAGCCGGTGACAACGGTCAGAACAGACGCATTAGAGACTCCTGCGGGTACTGGGACTCTGACTCCAGCAGCTCCATGGACTACTGTTACTACCACCGTCCGTTCTGTGACTCGTGCCTGCAGCGAGGCTCGCTCCTgtcctctgactcctcctctgactcctccGACAGCGAGTACGACGGCTACACCGGCCTGTACCGCTCCCCGCACCCCGTGGTGTTCAAAGAAGACCTCAAACCCACCTTTGTATAA